The nucleotide sequence CATCTATGCTTAGAGCAGCCGCAAAAAATTTTTTCCATGTTACTGCTATTATAGATAATAATGATTATGAATTAGTTCAATATGAAATTGAACATTATGGGTTTCCTTCATTAAAATTGAGAAAAAAATTGGCAGGAAAAGCGTTTAATTTCACTTCTGCTTATGATTCTGCTATTTCTCAGTACTTATTAGATGATAAATTTCCTGTTTATTTACATTCTTCTTATGAAAAAAAAATGAATCTTCGTTATGGAGAAAATCCTCATCAAAAAGCCGCTTATTATGTCAATACAATTCATAAAGGATCAATGCAAAATTTTAATCAGTTACATGGAAAAAAATTATCATTTAATAATTTAAGAGATATGGATATAGCGTGGAAAGTTGTTTCTCAATTTTCAGAACCTGCTTGTTGTACAGTGAAACATTCCACTCCTTGTGGAGTCGCGTTGGGAAAAAATATTATTGAAGCTTTTCAAAAAACTTATTACGCAGATACTATTTCATCTTTTGGAGGAATAATGGCTGTTAATGTCCCAATAACAAAAGAATTAGCAAAAGAAATTAATCATATTTTTTTAGAAGTACTCCTTTCACCAAATTACGAAACAGATGTTTTGAATATTTTAAAAATTAAAAAAAATCTTAGAATTATTAGCATTAATGAACCTATTTCAGATCAGTTAGAATCTGTTCAAATAGACGGAGGGATTTTAGTACAAGAATCAGATTATTTTTTTCCTTATGATAAAAGTTACAAAATAGTAACTGAAAAAAAATTCAGTGATCAAGAATTAAAATCTTTATTTTTTGCTCAAAAAGTAGTCAAATATGTAAAATCTAATGCTATTGTAGTAGCTAAAAACACCCAAACTTTAGGTATTTCTGGAGGTCAAACTAATAGAATTTGGGCGGCTCGTCAAGCTATAGAAAGGGCTATAGAAAAAAGTAAAGAAGGATTAGTACTTGTATCGGATGCTTTTTTTCCTTTTAGAGATGTTGTAGATGAAGCGGCTCGTTCTGGTGCGATCCGCGCTATTATTCAACCAGGAGGATCTATACGTGATGAAGAATCTGTGAAAGCTTGTAATGATCATGGAATAGCAATGGCTTTTACTGGTAGGAGACATTTTAAACATTAAAATAATGAAAATTTTAATTATTGGAGGAGGAGGCCGTGAACATGCTATAGGAAAAAAATTATTGGAAGACAATCGTTTTATACAACTTTATTTTTATCCTGGAAATGGAGGAACAAGCATAATAGGAAAAAATATTGAAAATCATCATTCTCCGTTAGATTTGGGTGTTTTTGCTAAAAAAAATGAAATAGATATAACTATTGTAGGATCTGAATTTTTTTTATTAGAAGGAATTGTTGATATTTTTAATAATATGGGATTAAAAATAATTGGGCCACATTATTCAGCTGCTAGACTTGAAGGAAATAGAATTTTTGCTAAATCTTTCATGAAAAAATATGGAGTTCGCACTCCTAAGTATGATATTTTTTATTCTTATGAAGAGGCTATGAATTTCTTTAAAAAAAAAACGAATTCTGTAGCTATTAAAACGAATGGAATAGCTGCAGGAAAAGGGGTTATTATAGCTCATAATCAAAATGAAGCAGAAAAAGCTTTAAAAAATATTATGATAAAAAAAAAATTTGGAAAATCTGGAGATCAAATTATTATAGAGGAATTTTTACAAGGAAAAGAAGCTTCTATTATATCTTTTTTCAATGGAAAAAATATTATACCTTTTTTATCAGCTAAGGATTATAAAAAAATTGGAGAAAATGAAAAAGGATTGAATACAGGAGGAATGGGGTCTATTGTTCCGAATCCATATATAACAAATTCTATTTGGATAGATTTTAGAAAAAATGTTTTAGAACCTACTTTAGAAGGATTAATGATAGAAAAATTGACATTTTTTGGGTTCTTATATTTTGGTTTAATGATAAGTAATAATAAAGTTTACTTATTAGAATACAACACTCGCATCGGAGATCCTGAAGCTCAAGCCTTATTCCCATTGATGAAGAGTAATTTTTTAAATATTATTCAATATTCTTATCAACAAAAAGAAACATATATTGATTGGAAAAAATTATATTCTTGCTGTGTGGTTTTATCGTCTATAGGGTATCCTGAAAAATATGAAATAGGAAAAATTATAACAGGTTTAAATTCTTTAGAAGAACCTTTTTATATTGCTGGAGCAAAAATAGAACAAAAAAAGTGGGTGACATCAGGTGGACGAGTTCTTAATATAATAGGAATAGGAAATTCTCTTCAAGAATCCATAAAAAAGGCTTATGATAAGGTTAAAAAAATTCAATTTGAAAATTTGTATTTCAGGAAAGATATTGGTTTGTAATTTTTATACAAGACACAAAAATGAAAAAAGATTTTATACTCATACTAGATTTTGGATCTCAATATAGTCATATGATTGCTAGAAGAATTCGAGATATAGGAGTATATACTTTATTATATCATTATAATAATATTTCTATCCCTCATATAATATCAAAAAAACCTAAAGGATTGATTTTATCAGGAGGGCCTTTTTCTGTTTATGAAAAAAATTCTCCATTAATATCTAAAAATATTTTTCAACTAAATATACCTATATTCGGAATTTGTTATGGAATGCAACTGATTTCTTTTCTATTTGGTGGAAAGATAAAAAAATCAAAATATAAAGAATATGGAAAATCATACTTTATCATAAATGATCCTGATAACAATCTATTTTATGGAATTCCCGATAAATCTATTGTTTGGATGAGTCATTTTGATGAAGTAGAAAATCTTCCGAAAGAATTTAAAGTCATAGGGCATACCCCGTATTGTAATGTTGCGGCTTTTAGTCATCTCAATAAAGATATTTATGCAACTCAATTTCATCCAGAAGTGATCAATACAGAATATGGAATATCTATGTTAAAAAATTTTGTTTTTCACATTTGCAAATGTAGTTCTAATTGGAAACTAAACAATTTTGTACAAAAAACGATAGATAATATTAAAAAACGTGTAAATAAAAAAAAAGTGATACTAGGTTTTTCTGGAGGAGTAGATTCTTTTGTCACAGCTTATATCATTCATAAAGCTATTGGGAATTCTTTAAATTGTATTTTTGTAGACACAGGGTTATTGTTGAAAACTGAAAAAGAAAAAATATCTTTTTTATGTAAAAAAATGAATTTTTCTATAAAAATAATAGACGCTAAAAATCGTTTTTTATCTAAGCTAACTGGGATCCTTGACCCTGAGATAAAAAGAAAAGTTATAGGAGAAGAATTTCTATATATTTTTCAAAAAGAATCAGAAAAAATTAAAAATGTTGAATTTTTAGCACAAGGGACTATTTATTCAGATATTATTGAATCTTCTGTGATTTCAAAAAATTCAATAAGTCATTCTATAAAATCTCATCATAATGTAGGAGGGCTTCCAACAACATTAATGAAATTGAAACTCATTGAACCATTAAAAGAATTATTTAAAGATGAAGTTAGAAAAATAGGAAAAAAATTAGGACTTACAAAGGATATTTTATATCGTCATCCATTTCCCGGACCGGGTTTAGGGATTCGTATTATTGGAGAAATCAATGAAAAAAAAATTTTTATTTTAAAAGAAGCAGAGGATATTTTGTTGCAAGAGTTAAAAAATTATGATATTTACGATTCTGTTAGTCAAGCTTTCATTGTATTGTTACCCATAAGATCTGTAGGAATAAAAGGGGATAAACGAACTTATGAATATGCGGCGATATTGCGTGTAGTAAACACAGAAGATTTTATGACTGCTACTTTCTCGCATTTATCTTACGACTTCTTGGAAAAAGTATCAAATAGAATTACTAATGAAGTCGATGGAATTAATCGAATCGCATACGATATAACATCAAAACCCCCATCTACTATTGAATGGGAATAATTTTATTTTATATCATCATAGAAATCAAATTATATATATTCTTTTTTAATTCTGTCCTAGAAGAAATTAAATCTATAAAACCATGATCCATCAAAAATTCTGCTGTTTGAAATCCTTTTGG is from Blattabacterium cuenoti and encodes:
- the guaA gene encoding glutamine-hydrolyzing GMP synthase produces the protein MKKDFILILDFGSQYSHMIARRIRDIGVYTLLYHYNNISIPHIISKKPKGLILSGGPFSVYEKNSPLISKNIFQLNIPIFGICYGMQLISFLFGGKIKKSKYKEYGKSYFIINDPDNNLFYGIPDKSIVWMSHFDEVENLPKEFKVIGHTPYCNVAAFSHLNKDIYATQFHPEVINTEYGISMLKNFVFHICKCSSNWKLNNFVQKTIDNIKKRVNKKKVILGFSGGVDSFVTAYIIHKAIGNSLNCIFVDTGLLLKTEKEKISFLCKKMNFSIKIIDAKNRFLSKLTGILDPEIKRKVIGEEFLYIFQKESEKIKNVEFLAQGTIYSDIIESSVISKNSISHSIKSHHNVGGLPTTLMKLKLIEPLKELFKDEVRKIGKKLGLTKDILYRHPFPGPGLGIRIIGEINEKKIFILKEAEDILLQELKNYDIYDSVSQAFIVLLPIRSVGIKGDKRTYEYAAILRVVNTEDFMTATFSHLSYDFLEKVSNRITNEVDGINRIAYDITSKPPSTIEWE
- the purH gene encoding bifunctional phosphoribosylaminoimidazolecarboxamide formyltransferase/IMP cyclohydrolase, which codes for MKRALISVYEKNEKLFDFVSFLDKKGYQIVSTGGTYQYFIKKGLSNLMEVSDITSFPDILDGRVKTIHPNIYGGILANRSIEKHMKYVRSSNIHLIDIVLVNFYPFFEEIRKKSINDNSLVEFIDIGGPSMLRAAAKNFFHVTAIIDNNDYELVQYEIEHYGFPSLKLRKKLAGKAFNFTSAYDSAISQYLLDDKFPVYLHSSYEKKMNLRYGENPHQKAAYYVNTIHKGSMQNFNQLHGKKLSFNNLRDMDIAWKVVSQFSEPACCTVKHSTPCGVALGKNIIEAFQKTYYADTISSFGGIMAVNVPITKELAKEINHIFLEVLLSPNYETDVLNILKIKKNLRIISINEPISDQLESVQIDGGILVQESDYFFPYDKSYKIVTEKKFSDQELKSLFFAQKVVKYVKSNAIVVAKNTQTLGISGGQTNRIWAARQAIERAIEKSKEGLVLVSDAFFPFRDVVDEAARSGAIRAIIQPGGSIRDEESVKACNDHGIAMAFTGRRHFKH
- the purD gene encoding phosphoribosylamine--glycine ligase gives rise to the protein MKILIIGGGGREHAIGKKLLEDNRFIQLYFYPGNGGTSIIGKNIENHHSPLDLGVFAKKNEIDITIVGSEFFLLEGIVDIFNNMGLKIIGPHYSAARLEGNRIFAKSFMKKYGVRTPKYDIFYSYEEAMNFFKKKTNSVAIKTNGIAAGKGVIIAHNQNEAEKALKNIMIKKKFGKSGDQIIIEEFLQGKEASIISFFNGKNIIPFLSAKDYKKIGENEKGLNTGGMGSIVPNPYITNSIWIDFRKNVLEPTLEGLMIEKLTFFGFLYFGLMISNNKVYLLEYNTRIGDPEAQALFPLMKSNFLNIIQYSYQQKETYIDWKKLYSCCVVLSSIGYPEKYEIGKIITGLNSLEEPFYIAGAKIEQKKWVTSGGRVLNIIGIGNSLQESIKKAYDKVKKIQFENLYFRKDIGL